The Methanobacterium lacus genome includes a region encoding these proteins:
- a CDS encoding SDR family oxidoreductase yields the protein MKGDKKIKNKNIVVTGGLGFIGSHISEELCKKNDVTIVDNESTGNIKNVQDFQDELSIKIGDVNKLDLNDIFEDVDYVLHQAALPSVPRSIKDPISSNETNITGTLKVLNAAHETGVKKVVFASSSSVYGDTPKLPKVETMPINPKSPYAITKATGELYCNIFEEIYGLPTVSLRYFNVFGPRQDPNSQYSAVIPKFITAIKNGVSPMVYGDGTQSRDFTYVKNVVNANIKACESNNTGIFNIACGRQIILNDLIKILNEIMGKNITPLYVDPRPGDINHSLADIKTAKSIGYNPKDDFINELKLTIEFFWNDTNPKNTTK from the coding sequence TTGAAAGGGGATAAAAAAATTAAAAACAAAAATATAGTTGTGACTGGCGGTTTAGGATTTATTGGTTCCCATATTTCTGAGGAACTTTGCAAAAAAAACGATGTTACTATAGTTGATAATGAATCAACTGGAAACATTAAGAATGTTCAAGATTTCCAAGATGAATTATCAATTAAAATTGGAGACGTAAACAAATTGGATCTAAATGATATTTTTGAAGATGTAGATTATGTACTTCATCAAGCTGCATTACCAAGTGTTCCACGGAGTATTAAAGATCCAATTAGTTCTAATGAAACAAACATAACTGGTACTTTAAAAGTACTCAATGCAGCTCATGAAACTGGAGTAAAAAAGGTTGTATTTGCAAGTTCTTCTTCAGTTTATGGAGACACACCCAAATTACCTAAAGTTGAAACAATGCCAATAAATCCAAAATCTCCATATGCAATTACCAAAGCTACTGGAGAGCTGTATTGTAACATATTTGAGGAAATTTATGGACTTCCAACAGTTTCACTTAGATATTTTAATGTTTTTGGTCCACGACAGGATCCTAATTCACAGTACTCTGCAGTTATCCCTAAATTCATAACAGCAATAAAAAATGGAGTATCTCCTATGGTTTATGGTGACGGAACTCAAAGTCGTGATTTCACATATGTTAAAAATGTGGTAAATGCTAATATTAAAGCATGTGAATCTAATAATACTGGAATTTTCAATATAGCTTGTGGTCGGCAAATAATTCTTAATGATTTAATTAAAATTTTAAATGAAATAATGGGAAAAAACATTACCCCATTATATGTCGATCCTAGGCCTGGTGACATTAACCACTCATTGGCAGATATTAAAACTGCAAAATCTATAGGATACAACCCTAAAGATGATTTTATTAATGAATTGAAATTAACAATTGAATTTTTTTGGAATGATACAAATCCAAAGAATACAACCAAATAG
- a CDS encoding nucleotide sugar dehydrogenase, translated as MGNLLERIQKRTAIIAIVGLGYVGLPTAIFFAENGFKVIGVEKDEVKLTKIKKGISTIGELNLDMRLSKVVNEKKLIGTADLKWATEQSDIIISIVPTPVDEFKDPDLTPIKSSGEQIAKGLAEGKLVILESTVYPGVTEECLQPILEQSGLKAGTDFGLAYCPERYNPGDVDHGIEKVSRVVGGITPEWAEVTRELYKIIINEDVKVLNNIKTTEAAKVIENTQRDLNIALMNELAMIFERLDIDVMDVIEGASTKWNFNVYYPGAGVGGHCLPVDPYYLVKKAKELGYHSKVIAAGRSINDNMPLHVMNLVQDALNEQEKSIKNSKIVVLGFSYKENVGDPRESPAKTLTKNLVWKEAEVVIVDPYIEEINEKFGVLNNKFSDAINGADALVLMTAHDDFKSIDFNEVLKSMNTPIIVDGRRIYDPDELRDMGFHYKGVGAVNTVK; from the coding sequence ATGGGGAATCTGTTGGAGAGGATTCAAAAAAGAACGGCTATAATTGCTATAGTTGGATTGGGTTATGTTGGCTTGCCTACTGCGATTTTCTTCGCTGAGAATGGGTTTAAAGTAATTGGGGTTGAAAAGGATGAAGTTAAACTAACTAAAATAAAAAAGGGTATATCAACTATAGGTGAACTGAATTTAGACATGAGGTTATCAAAAGTAGTAAATGAAAAAAAATTGATTGGAACTGCTGATCTTAAATGGGCAACAGAACAATCTGATATTATAATTTCAATTGTACCCACACCCGTAGACGAATTTAAAGATCCGGATCTAACACCAATTAAATCTTCAGGTGAACAAATTGCCAAAGGATTAGCTGAAGGTAAACTTGTAATTTTAGAATCAACTGTTTATCCTGGAGTAACAGAAGAATGTTTACAGCCAATATTAGAACAATCCGGACTTAAAGCAGGAACAGATTTTGGACTAGCTTACTGCCCTGAAAGATACAATCCTGGTGATGTTGATCATGGTATTGAAAAGGTTTCTAGAGTTGTGGGTGGGATAACACCTGAATGGGCTGAAGTAACTCGTGAACTTTATAAAATTATTATTAATGAAGATGTCAAAGTATTAAATAATATAAAAACAACAGAAGCTGCTAAGGTAATTGAAAACACACAGCGAGATTTAAACATAGCTTTAATGAATGAACTTGCAATGATATTTGAACGTTTAGACATAGATGTGATGGATGTAATTGAAGGTGCAAGTACTAAATGGAATTTCAACGTGTATTATCCTGGAGCGGGTGTTGGGGGGCATTGTTTACCTGTAGATCCGTATTATTTGGTTAAAAAGGCCAAAGAACTTGGATACCACTCAAAAGTTATTGCAGCAGGCAGATCAATTAATGATAACATGCCTTTGCATGTGATGAATCTTGTTCAGGATGCTTTAAACGAACAGGAAAAATCAATAAAAAATTCCAAGATCGTTGTTTTAGGATTTTCATACAAAGAAAATGTAGGTGATCCAAGAGAATCCCCTGCAAAAACTTTAACCAAAAACTTAGTTTGGAAGGAAGCTGAAGTAGTAATAGTTGATCCATATATCGAGGAAATCAATGAAAAATTTGGAGTCTTAAATAATAAATTCTCAGATGCAATAAATGGGGCTGATGCATTGGTTCTCATGACAGCACATGATGATTTTAAATCAATAGATTTTAACGAAGTTTTAAAATCAATGAATACTCCAATAATTGTTGATGGGAGAAGAATTTATGATCCTGATGAATTGAGGGATATGGGCTTCCATTACAAAGGTGTTGGAGCTGTAAATACAGTAAAATAA
- a CDS encoding metal-dependent hydrolase, whose amino-acid sequence MKSYTHIAGALVLFLSFAILKNLNQIFLGVFLAGWISVFPDLLDKILGKHKSYGHSIFWIVPTIIIGYFNFTVGAALTIGLISHSALDVMTTYGTPIFSPLWNTNFVVFNGKRRVKTGTNQDKAFSLTMIFLLIPMMFYLTIPVQNTLTNTILPVNDIYHNNTNTSGVNMEKNNININIQSNHEKNKTIIVDKINETETTIKIKTEPPN is encoded by the coding sequence ATGAAAAGTTATACCCATATTGCTGGTGCTCTTGTTTTATTCCTATCATTTGCAATTTTAAAGAATTTGAATCAGATTTTCTTAGGTGTCTTCCTTGCAGGATGGATATCGGTATTTCCAGATCTTTTAGATAAAATTTTAGGTAAACATAAAAGTTATGGACATTCAATATTCTGGATCGTGCCCACCATAATCATTGGATACTTCAATTTTACTGTGGGAGCTGCACTCACAATAGGACTCATATCACATTCAGCACTGGATGTGATGACAACATATGGAACACCAATTTTTTCACCATTATGGAACACCAATTTTGTAGTGTTTAATGGGAAACGACGAGTGAAAACAGGAACAAATCAAGATAAAGCTTTTAGTTTAACAATGATATTCCTATTAATTCCAATGATGTTTTATCTAACAATACCCGTTCAAAATACCCTAACAAACACCATACTTCCAGTTAATGATATATATCATAATAACACCAATACAAGTGGAGTAAATATGGAAAAAAACAATATAAACATCAATATCCAGTCAAATCATGAAAAAAATAAGACAATTATTGTAGACAAGATTAATGAGACAGAAACCACCATCAAAATCAAGACCGAACCACCTAATTAA
- a CDS encoding right-handed parallel beta-helix repeat-containing protein, with protein sequence MQNNTILTGILIILCVLVTLIGYTNPTTSNILTIEPSTVVVNPGQSIQTAINSAPVGSTIIVNSGNYTENLKILKNITLTANGTVNLKQINIAYTGCKVKGFSLSGDYPIVITSTRNVEIIGNNISSNLNGIMSTGTNVNLKVSSNTLIGTNPFYGNNMAFEGPLYNSTIQNNVLSGAEFGMLYDAPSKNITINNNVVTNNYDLNNTRDPLVHTGTGIYTVAGSTDFKILNNTVINTRDSIAVEDLGGGLSTGFIIENNTVIKSFNGVWAKLSNSLIQNNNFSNNTAGIDVVGTGNIIKDNIIENNSVVGIALTTKQANDYNTLINNTLTGNGGPYYTVGPGRIVM encoded by the coding sequence ATGCAAAATAATACAATTTTAACAGGAATATTGATTATTTTATGCGTATTAGTTACTTTAATAGGTTATACAAACCCTACTACTTCTAACATTTTAACGATCGAACCTTCAACTGTGGTTGTAAATCCTGGACAAAGCATTCAAACAGCTATCAATTCAGCACCCGTAGGATCCACCATAATAGTTAATTCTGGAAATTACACAGAAAACCTTAAAATATTGAAAAACATCACGTTAACAGCGAATGGTACAGTAAATCTCAAACAAATAAATATTGCCTACACCGGATGCAAAGTGAAAGGTTTCAGCTTAAGTGGAGACTATCCCATTGTAATCACAAGCACCAGAAACGTTGAAATAATTGGAAATAATATATCATCAAATTTAAATGGGATTATGAGTACCGGAACAAATGTAAACCTTAAAGTATCCTCAAACACATTAATAGGCACAAATCCATTTTATGGTAATAATATGGCCTTTGAAGGTCCGTTATACAATTCAACAATTCAAAATAATGTTTTATCCGGTGCAGAGTTCGGAATGTTGTACGATGCTCCAAGTAAAAATATTACGATAAACAACAACGTTGTGACAAATAATTATGACCTGAACAACACAAGAGATCCCTTGGTTCATACTGGCACCGGGATCTACACAGTTGCAGGAAGTACTGACTTTAAAATCTTAAACAACACAGTAATTAACACTCGAGACAGTATTGCTGTAGAAGATTTAGGAGGAGGATTATCCACAGGCTTCATCATCGAAAACAACACAGTAATAAAAAGTTTTAATGGTGTTTGGGCGAAATTAAGCAACAGTTTAATACAGAATAATAATTTCAGCAACAATACAGCAGGTATTGATGTGGTTGGAACTGGGAACATAATCAAAGACAACATCATAGAAAATAACAGTGTTGTGGGAATAGCACTGACCACCAAACAGGCCAACGACTACAACACCCTCATAAACAACACCTTAACTGGTAATGGTGGCCCATACTATACAGTGGGACCTGGCAGAATAGTGATGTAA
- a CDS encoding PsbP-related protein: protein MNKKTIVPIVFLIVALVAVSGCTSNNGNSTSVKNYTGNGVSFSYPGNWTLENQTTGNDTIMVTDLSSMNASRVTTSFEVQIIPLNGLTEQSALAQFNNTIHPTEWKKISNNTLTINDKTAYQRTYIANDTNYNQTMRYSEILFVKNGNIYIITLQAQDNTFDSVKSKFDTIINSLKIQ, encoded by the coding sequence ATGAATAAAAAAACAATTGTTCCAATAGTTTTTTTGATTGTGGCTTTAGTAGCAGTATCTGGGTGTACATCAAATAATGGTAACTCAACATCTGTAAAGAATTATACTGGAAATGGTGTTAGTTTTAGTTATCCTGGTAACTGGACTTTAGAAAATCAAACAACAGGAAATGACACCATAATGGTAACTGATTTGAGTTCAATGAATGCTTCTCGGGTTACAACATCATTTGAAGTTCAGATTATCCCATTAAACGGGCTTACAGAACAATCTGCTTTAGCACAATTTAACAACACAATTCATCCAACTGAGTGGAAAAAAATATCTAACAACACCCTTACAATCAACGATAAAACAGCCTATCAGAGAACATACATTGCCAACGATACAAATTACAACCAAACCATGAGATATTCAGAAATATTATTCGTAAAAAATGGAAACATCTATATAATAACACTACAAGCACAAGATAACACCTTTGACAGTGTAAAATCAAAGTTTGACACCATCATAAACAGCTTAAAAATACAATAA
- a CDS encoding right-handed parallel beta-helix repeat-containing protein, with the protein MIKKMIIIIIFMGTCLISLQSISAANVTVHPGESIQTAVNGASDGDNIIVYDDNNKGYTYKESISINKKVNIKSNGNVTIEAKNSSSAVFTVNSAASGSSIQNFIMTQSNYCIMINNANSCIISNNIISGASLVGIQFYGDIYNSRVTGNTITGVNPSVGNGISFEYGTVVNNTISGNNISNFLNGIIFNNNSENNTVSNNKVICTGYNGVGIYTTDNSRGMTITGNTVTGAEDGIAVQQIGTNTANNFNLSGNTVTGNKNGFWILLTDSTISNNTATGNLVSGIDITGKNNKILNNTASNNGNTGITLADYSSADYNTVSGNTLNNNTAGINSASNYTTISNNVVNNNSDNGIISTADHVTISGNNITNTNGSGVLLVGVYNTVTGNTLQNNLIGLYIQKSTNADYNLVSNNVISYNNNGINSASPYTNFTNNTIDHNNQTGLTVTGSNCNITGNSMSYNGEAGLTITGTSNSVVSNRLEYNLYGASFSNYNAANFNLNSVVGNTYQVYSPDTTGYLNALNNWWGSNSSPANIYGYFNINPWIVLTLSANPNQLITGSNSTVTADLNHNSNGVDVRSLYSGMTVPDGITVNFSNDTLGTVTPLSGTTVNGTASAVFNAVSPGISKVNASVNSQSVSTNISISVPAAISTSVKVNPITGYKGVGTNLIATLRDTKNNITLAGKTIRFSVNGTFLGTAVTNSDGVATFAYTVTQNIGVYSILAEFIQDSTYAGSNGTANLTVATNIADVQVTNTVSNTKPHYKDTITYTVTVTNNGPCPALNVAITEGLNNSYITYVSDDSQGALNLSNGIWTIGTLASGQSAVLHIVAIANTPNTSTINTATYTPVTSDPYSTNNNQTATITVPPLSADIQVNNSVSNTNPKYNDVITFTVTVTNNGPDTAQNVAISEWLSNGNIAYISDDSQGALNLSNGIWTIGTLASGQSATLNIVARANTPNTSIINTATYTPVTSDPNSTNNNQTVTITVPAVTADIQVNNSVSNTNPNYNDVITFTVTVTNNGPDTVQNVAVSEWLSNGNITYLSDDSQGALNLSNGIWTIGTLTSGQSATLHIVAKATTRNTTIMNTVTYTPLINDTNSSNNSQTVNITVT; encoded by the coding sequence TTGATTAAAAAAATGATCATTATCATAATATTTATGGGAACTTGTTTAATATCACTACAATCCATCAGTGCTGCCAACGTTACAGTACATCCTGGCGAAAGTATTCAAACTGCTGTTAACGGTGCGTCTGACGGAGACAATATCATTGTATACGACGACAACAATAAAGGGTACACCTATAAAGAAAGTATTTCCATAAACAAAAAAGTTAACATAAAATCAAATGGTAATGTAACAATTGAGGCTAAAAATAGCAGTTCTGCGGTTTTTACTGTTAACTCTGCTGCTTCGGGGTCTTCAATTCAGAATTTTATCATGACCCAGAGTAATTACTGTATCATGATAAATAATGCCAACAGCTGCATCATATCCAACAACATCATATCTGGTGCATCTTTAGTTGGAATTCAATTTTATGGGGACATTTACAATTCAAGGGTAACTGGTAACACCATTACAGGTGTTAATCCGAGTGTAGGAAATGGGATTAGCTTTGAATATGGTACAGTTGTCAACAACACCATCAGTGGAAATAACATTAGTAACTTTTTAAATGGTATTATTTTTAACAACAACAGTGAAAACAACACTGTTTCAAACAACAAAGTGATCTGTACAGGTTACAATGGAGTTGGAATTTACACTACTGACAATTCTCGAGGCATGACCATTACAGGCAACACTGTAACAGGGGCTGAAGACGGAATAGCAGTACAGCAAATTGGAACCAATACTGCCAACAACTTCAACCTCAGCGGTAATACTGTTACAGGAAACAAAAATGGTTTCTGGATCCTTTTAACTGACAGCACCATCTCCAACAACACAGCTACAGGAAACCTTGTAAGTGGAATTGACATAACAGGTAAAAATAACAAGATCTTAAACAACACAGCTTCAAACAACGGTAATACTGGTATAACCCTTGCAGACTATTCCAGTGCAGATTACAACACCGTGAGTGGAAATACCTTGAACAATAACACAGCAGGAATCAACAGTGCAAGTAACTACACAACCATTTCAAACAATGTAGTTAATAATAACTCTGATAATGGAATTATCTCGACCGCAGATCATGTGACAATCTCAGGAAACAACATAACCAACACCAATGGAAGTGGTGTGTTGTTGGTGGGTGTTTACAACACAGTAACAGGCAACACCCTTCAAAATAATTTGATAGGACTCTACATCCAGAAATCTACCAATGCAGATTACAACCTAGTTTCTAACAACGTTATATCCTACAACAACAATGGTATCAACAGTGCAAGTCCATACACGAATTTTACCAACAACACCATAGATCATAACAATCAAACTGGACTCACAGTTACAGGTTCAAACTGTAACATAACTGGGAATTCAATGTCCTACAATGGTGAGGCCGGTCTTACAATTACTGGTACCAGTAACAGTGTTGTGTCCAACAGGTTGGAGTACAACCTTTACGGTGCTTCCTTCAGTAACTACAACGCTGCTAATTTCAATTTAAACAGCGTTGTTGGGAATACCTACCAGGTTTACAGTCCAGACACAACTGGTTATTTAAATGCTCTAAACAACTGGTGGGGATCAAACAGTTCTCCAGCAAATATCTATGGTTATTTCAACATAAATCCGTGGATAGTTTTAACGCTTTCTGCCAATCCAAACCAGTTAATAACAGGATCTAACTCCACAGTGACTGCTGATTTAAACCACAACAGTAACGGGGTGGATGTTAGATCCCTGTATTCTGGTATGACAGTTCCAGATGGAATAACTGTGAATTTTAGTAACGACACATTGGGAACTGTGACTCCTTTAAGTGGAACTACAGTCAATGGAACAGCTTCTGCTGTTTTTAATGCAGTATCTCCAGGTATTTCTAAGGTAAATGCCAGTGTTAATTCACAGAGTGTTTCCACAAATATTTCCATAAGTGTACCTGCAGCAATTTCCACCTCTGTTAAAGTTAATCCAATCACAGGTTACAAAGGAGTTGGAACAAACCTCATCGCTACTTTAAGGGACACTAAAAATAACATAACCTTGGCAGGTAAAACTATAAGATTCAGTGTCAACGGTACGTTTTTAGGAACTGCTGTCACAAACAGTGATGGAGTTGCTACCTTCGCCTACACCGTTACACAAAATATTGGTGTTTATTCAATATTAGCAGAATTTATACAGGATTCAACCTACGCCGGAAGCAATGGTACAGCCAACTTAACAGTTGCCACAAACATTGCAGATGTACAGGTCACAAACACTGTGTCCAACACCAAACCTCACTACAAAGACACAATTACTTACACAGTGACAGTCACAAACAACGGCCCATGCCCTGCTTTAAATGTTGCAATCACTGAAGGGTTAAACAACAGTTACATAACCTACGTATCAGATGATAGCCAAGGAGCATTAAACCTATCAAACGGAATCTGGACCATAGGAACACTCGCAAGCGGACAATCAGCAGTACTCCACATCGTTGCAATTGCAAACACTCCCAACACATCCACAATTAATACAGCAACCTACACTCCAGTTACATCAGATCCATACAGCACCAACAACAACCAAACAGCAACCATAACAGTACCACCACTGAGTGCAGATATACAGGTAAATAACAGTGTATCCAACACCAATCCTAAATACAACGACGTTATAACCTTCACAGTAACAGTAACAAACAACGGACCAGACACTGCTCAAAATGTAGCCATCTCTGAGTGGCTAAGTAACGGTAATATTGCTTATATTTCAGATGATAGCCAAGGAGCATTAAACCTATCAAACGGAATCTGGACCATAGGAACACTCGCAAGCGGACAATCAGCAACATTAAATATTGTGGCCAGAGCAAACACTCCAAACACATCCATAATTAACACAGCAACCTACACTCCAGTTACATCAGATCCAAACAGCACCAACAACAACCAAACAGTTACAATAACAGTACCTGCTGTAACTGCAGATATACAGGTAAATAACAGTGTATCCAACACCAACCCAAACTACAACGATGTTATAACATTCACAGTAACAGTAACAAACAACGGCCCTGATACTGTTCAAAATGTGGCTGTGAGTGAATGGTTAAGTAACGGTAATATTACTTACTTATCTGATGATAGCCAGGGAGCATTAAACCTATCAAACGGAATTTGGACCATAGGAACACTTACAAGTGGCCAGTCAGCAACACTGCACATTGTGGCCAAGGCAACAACCAGAAACACAACCATCATGAACACAGTAACCTACACTCCACTGATAAACGATACCAACAGCAGTAACAATAGTCAAACTGTGAACATTACAGTTACATAA